A portion of the Deltaproteobacteria bacterium genome contains these proteins:
- a CDS encoding tetratricopeptide repeat protein yields MLIVNAVAMLTRKVGDYIYRVEQPSIALGKTGKATVITVNTTSPWFDKLCLSADVLILHLLSEHDLLPLLEERKRQGRPTIYELSDNILALHEGVGIRRWFSDPVNLALAFQYMRMADAIQVTGSGLADQFRFINSRMVIFENQMATVGMGERQASDRVILGWAGSSGHRRDIEVVRDVIAQAMRFCPHLDFAYMGDETIYRILSAALPAGRIIYTPPGTLDDYLGFLQKLDIGIAPLQDNPYNRCRSDVKFLEYASRGVVPVLSSLTPYKASVQQGETGFLYDSPEQLLSILSTLACDAGLRDRISKTAYAYVKRCRMEDVHADSRLTFYSSLIQSGKDNSALYPEVPLVRCDENADYFEVATSNVERLIIEGINHEVAGVYEDAVKTYRRAAEESPDYSLPWFWLGYCSLRKCNPDASQWFDEAIKRNPHSLRACWLKAKALQDQYPMAALQDLAALLKRWPGYTPAAVSMAELLESHGVYAEAMHWYNEALRLNPFCSPAALGLGRIYDIQGAREQAGIGFGTAADLAPVWAEAQYRMARWCFSVNDLEQAAEYCSRTLLADLSHSGAQGLIEEIKKK; encoded by the coding sequence ATGTTAATTGTTAATGCTGTTGCCATGCTGACCCGAAAAGTTGGCGATTATATTTACCGGGTAGAACAACCATCGATCGCCTTGGGAAAAACTGGGAAGGCCACCGTCATTACAGTTAATACAACTTCTCCATGGTTTGATAAGCTCTGCCTGTCTGCGGACGTTCTCATACTTCATTTGCTTAGTGAACACGACCTTCTGCCGCTATTGGAAGAGAGGAAGCGGCAAGGGCGACCTACTATATACGAGCTTTCCGATAATATTTTGGCATTACATGAAGGGGTTGGTATTCGGAGGTGGTTTTCCGATCCGGTCAATCTTGCCTTGGCTTTTCAATACATGAGAATGGCAGATGCTATACAGGTGACAGGTTCCGGGCTTGCTGATCAATTCCGCTTCATCAATTCACGGATGGTTATCTTTGAAAACCAAATGGCCACTGTGGGCATGGGTGAACGACAGGCTTCCGACCGTGTTATTTTGGGATGGGCCGGTTCTTCCGGCCATAGAAGAGACATCGAAGTAGTCAGGGATGTCATTGCTCAGGCCATGCGTTTTTGTCCACATTTGGATTTTGCCTACATGGGCGACGAAACGATCTATCGCATTTTGTCAGCCGCCTTGCCGGCCGGCCGTATCATTTATACGCCGCCGGGAACATTGGATGATTATCTTGGCTTTTTACAAAAGCTCGATATTGGCATTGCGCCCCTTCAGGACAATCCTTACAACCGCTGCAGATCCGATGTAAAATTTCTGGAATATGCATCCAGGGGCGTCGTCCCGGTGCTCAGTTCTCTTACTCCTTACAAAGCTTCAGTGCAACAGGGAGAAACGGGCTTCCTCTATGATTCACCAGAACAACTCCTGTCGATTTTATCGACGCTTGCTTGCGACGCTGGTCTTCGGGATCGTATAAGCAAGACAGCTTATGCTTATGTGAAGCGCTGTCGCATGGAGGACGTTCATGCGGATAGTCGTTTGACTTTCTATTCGAGCCTTATTCAGAGCGGTAAAGACAATTCCGCTCTGTATCCTGAAGTACCCCTTGTTCGCTGTGATGAAAACGCCGATTACTTCGAAGTAGCTACCTCAAATGTTGAGAGGCTCATTATAGAAGGGATCAACCATGAAGTGGCCGGTGTTTATGAAGACGCCGTCAAAACATACCGCCGCGCCGCTGAGGAAAGTCCCGATTATTCGCTGCCGTGGTTTTGGCTTGGCTATTGTTCCCTTCGTAAATGCAATCCGGACGCATCCCAATGGTTTGATGAAGCCATCAAACGCAATCCGCATTCTCTTCGCGCTTGTTGGCTTAAGGCGAAGGCATTGCAAGATCAGTATCCGATGGCGGCACTTCAGGACTTGGCCGCCCTGTTGAAACGTTGGCCCGGCTATACCCCCGCTGCCGTTTCGATGGCGGAATTGCTGGAATCGCACGGTGTTTATGCCGAGGCAATGCACTGGTATAACGAGGCGCTCCGGCTTAACCCCTTTTGCAGTCCCGCTGCCCTTGGTCTGGGACGGATCTATGACATCCAGGGTGCAAGGGAACAAGCCGGCATTGGCTTCGGCACGGCCGCAGATCTGGCGCCCGTCTGGGCGGAAGCTCAGTACAGGATGGCTCGCTGGTGCTTTTCCGTGAATGACCTGGAACAGGCTGCTGAATATTGCAGCAGGACCCTATTGGCTGATTTATCCCATTCCGGAGCGCAAGGCTTGATCGAAGAAATCAAGAAAAAATAG
- a CDS encoding glycosyltransferase, which produces MKKKKRNKSTVSAVKPSEKPLISVCMIAKNEEKYIDQCLSSVKPIADEIIFVDTGSTDRTVEIARKYTDKIYLHPWNNSFSEARNYYLKYAKGDWIFQIDADEELVKEDIPKVRKAVQDKDIDAIVIRIVSTARKGRSKSVHNVERIFRNNGVIQYEGRVHNRLVGITSPKIYPIRILHYGYDILESDAGKKFERNVSLLRKDLEDNPDNPATHHYLSCSYLSRKMDNETIEHGLKAINLADLRNNQDMMFLWTHYNLSLAYYRSGNLKMASEVAMNALKKYPDHIDSHFMMIMICFDQKRWKDLIYHADRYLRLMDVLHADPSHFGTLVTCSLNEEWNIHVLMGIACIELGQEVNSQKSFEKAIQSALEPFIALRAIGIYFYNKNFMAKSLLYLEKARRLNANDETVNDLLAKISHKTEEYQKEPTISCCMIVRDEEEFLEECLKSIKNHVDELIIVDTGSTDNTVDIARKFTDRIYFHPWEGSFSKARNQALQYATGDWIFQIDGDEELVEGSGERLRQAVRETGEADAIFVNIISIYSGGRKTARHNFERLFRNNGVIHYESIVHNRVVGQTCTKPSKIELMHYGYNVEEKKANAKFIRTADLLKEQIAKNPDDPMPHQYLGTSYLARGMFRESIEESTLAIHLADAQGNEHGIYLSTHHNAAIAFFHLEDLNHARDYSLRALKKFPNHLDSMYMMTILSAEDKQWENVLNYGLRFLELRDDFDNNPDKMGEILNATIREGGSVNLLIGHAYHALKDSARMDKHYKVAEQMSDDKWQTWWNIGTFHMDRSGDLGLSHRYLDLALVEAPKEPSVWYMLAKWNGKAANDKDEKRCLSRVFELGCQDVIVLNRLAVLSLASDDLTTATQALDTLLNIDHQNYAALCNFGLLHRRQNSLDRAMEAFSKAIEINPQEPVPWFNLGEIAMELGQFDNARMFFERVYNLEKGMLKALLYLCEIELRQNRIVEFIHWCDLLLKELQLNRNRTIHTIEDLSGILQEINMALIHDSVLSAQVEKILSLLPDSRH; this is translated from the coding sequence ATGAAGAAGAAAAAAAGGAATAAATCGACAGTCTCCGCCGTAAAGCCATCGGAAAAACCTCTGATCTCGGTCTGCATGATCGCAAAAAATGAAGAGAAATATATTGATCAATGCTTAAGCAGTGTCAAACCGATTGCAGATGAGATCATCTTTGTGGACACGGGCTCGACGGACCGGACGGTGGAGATTGCCAGAAAATATACCGACAAGATCTATCTCCATCCCTGGAACAACAGTTTCAGCGAGGCCCGGAATTACTATTTGAAATATGCCAAAGGGGACTGGATATTCCAGATCGACGCCGACGAGGAACTGGTCAAAGAGGACATTCCGAAGGTCCGCAAGGCTGTTCAGGATAAAGATATCGATGCCATTGTAATCCGGATCGTAAGCACCGCACGTAAGGGTCGGAGCAAATCTGTTCACAATGTCGAACGTATATTCCGTAATAATGGTGTCATTCAGTATGAAGGCCGCGTTCATAACCGCCTCGTCGGTATAACCTCGCCAAAAATTTATCCGATCAGAATCCTCCACTACGGTTATGATATCTTGGAGAGCGACGCCGGTAAAAAGTTTGAAAGGAACGTATCGCTCCTCAGGAAGGATCTTGAGGACAATCCGGATAACCCCGCCACACATCATTACCTCAGTTGTTCATACCTGAGCCGGAAAATGGACAACGAGACTATTGAACACGGCCTGAAGGCCATCAACCTGGCAGATCTCCGGAACAACCAGGATATGATGTTTCTCTGGACCCACTATAATCTCTCTCTTGCCTATTATCGGTCCGGCAACCTGAAAATGGCTAGCGAAGTGGCCATGAATGCGCTGAAAAAATATCCCGACCATATCGATTCACACTTTATGATGATCATGATCTGTTTCGATCAGAAGCGTTGGAAAGACTTAATTTACCATGCCGATCGATATCTCCGGCTTATGGATGTTCTGCATGCCGATCCTTCTCATTTTGGCACGCTTGTGACCTGCTCTCTGAATGAAGAGTGGAATATACACGTCCTCATGGGTATAGCCTGTATCGAGCTGGGGCAGGAGGTAAATTCTCAAAAATCATTCGAAAAGGCAATTCAGTCCGCGCTGGAACCCTTTATTGCTCTGAGAGCGATAGGCATTTATTTTTACAATAAAAATTTTATGGCAAAATCCCTCTTATATCTTGAGAAGGCACGCCGGCTAAATGCAAATGATGAGACGGTCAATGATTTACTGGCGAAAATTTCACATAAGACCGAAGAGTATCAAAAAGAGCCGACCATCAGTTGCTGCATGATCGTCAGAGATGAAGAAGAGTTTCTGGAGGAGTGCCTGAAAAGCATTAAGAACCATGTCGATGAACTCATTATTGTGGATACGGGTTCCACAGACAATACGGTCGATATTGCACGAAAATTTACAGATCGGATTTATTTTCATCCTTGGGAGGGCAGTTTCAGCAAAGCGCGCAACCAGGCGCTGCAATACGCAACGGGAGACTGGATTTTTCAGATCGACGGAGATGAGGAACTGGTTGAAGGCAGCGGAGAACGGTTGAGACAGGCTGTCCGCGAAACGGGTGAAGCTGATGCCATCTTTGTAAATATCATCAGCATTTACAGCGGCGGCAGAAAAACAGCCAGGCACAATTTTGAACGGCTTTTTCGGAACAACGGTGTCATCCATTATGAAAGCATCGTTCATAACCGTGTTGTAGGGCAGACCTGCACCAAGCCTTCGAAGATCGAGCTGATGCATTATGGTTATAATGTCGAGGAAAAGAAAGCGAATGCGAAATTTATACGGACGGCAGATCTCCTGAAGGAGCAGATTGCCAAGAATCCGGACGATCCCATGCCTCATCAATATCTAGGCACGTCCTATCTCGCCCGGGGGATGTTCAGGGAGTCTATAGAAGAATCGACCCTTGCCATTCATCTTGCAGATGCTCAAGGTAATGAACATGGCATCTATCTTTCGACACATCACAATGCCGCAATCGCCTTTTTTCACCTGGAAGATTTGAATCATGCCCGGGATTACTCTTTGCGCGCCCTGAAAAAATTTCCCAATCATCTTGACTCGATGTATATGATGACCATCCTCTCGGCCGAAGACAAACAGTGGGAGAATGTCCTCAATTACGGTCTTCGCTTCCTCGAACTCCGCGATGACTTTGATAATAATCCCGATAAAATGGGCGAAATACTGAACGCGACAATCAGGGAGGGGGGCAGCGTCAATCTCCTTATCGGTCACGCGTACCATGCCCTGAAAGATAGCGCGAGAATGGATAAGCATTACAAAGTCGCCGAACAAATGTCTGATGATAAATGGCAGACTTGGTGGAATATCGGGACATTCCATATGGATCGTTCGGGTGATCTCGGTCTGTCCCACCGATATCTGGATCTTGCCCTGGTGGAAGCGCCCAAAGAGCCATCAGTCTGGTACATGCTGGCAAAATGGAACGGCAAAGCAGCAAACGACAAGGACGAAAAACGATGTCTATCGCGAGTTTTCGAACTGGGCTGTCAGGATGTCATCGTTCTGAATCGTCTTGCCGTCTTATCCCTGGCATCAGACGATCTGACAACGGCAACTCAGGCGCTTGACACACTGTTGAACATAGACCATCAGAACTATGCGGCACTATGCAATTTCGGTCTCCTCCATCGGCGGCAAAATTCTCTCGACCGTGCTATGGAGGCCTTCAGTAAGGCCATAGAAATCAATCCGCAGGAACCTGTGCCATGGTTCAACCTTGGTGAAATAGCCATGGAACTCGGTCAATTCGACAATGCAAGGATGTTTTTCGAGCGTGTTTACAACCTGGAAAAGGGGATGCTTAAAGCCCTTTTATACCTGTGTGAAATTGAACTCAGGCAAAATAGGATCGTTGAATTTATCCATTGGTGCGATCTCCTCCTGAAAGAGCTGCAGTTGAACAGGAATAGAACGATTCATACTATTGAAGATCTATCCGGCATCTTGCAAGAAATCAATATGGCCCTGATTCACGATAGCGTTCTTTCCGCCCAGGTAGAGAAAATTCTCTCTTTGCTGCCTGACAGCAGGCATTGA
- the fliD gene encoding flagellar filament capping protein FliD codes for MALSTNFISGLSSGINWSTMVDNLIAIDHQRVDLISNQKSDYEAKLAAWQSFNTKLLALKTASDSLKNPDDFGMFTSSMTTDSSTVKGSDLMTVTASSTASIGSYQIEVTNLAMAEKVRSVTTYADASATLGSSYAGDILINGETVSIDATDTLSSVLNKINNANTGASPTGVTATIIKYGASDYRLTLTSDTTGAAGILLQNGGAQDILSLFNFTEVVNGLDASFSVDGVPISQSSNTVDDVIAGATIDLLKADTSTTVTININRDIDSIKSKIQNFVSKYNDVASYINTQNSYDADTKKTGGVLFGDGTLFSVKSDLTAIVTQSVWGVNSQFSIMGLAGINLDKTGQLSINDTTLTGYLQTNFNDIMSLFTAQGITSSSSLSYTGNTQNSKSGLYTVHIDTAASRITSTSNTAVGGALGSDETLTITEGSKTATISLTSTMTISDIINAINAETDAVYTQTLAGSQQLKQDDNVTPITSETTWDNISGTTLVNGDVITFSGTSRSGTSVTGSYTVNNTTTDKVQGLLSAIENAFSNNVTASMDTSGRIVVTDKYSGASELALDIEEPVGKGLDFGTVLKTNTGGQTGRYAMDITASNDGGNHLALTHNSYGSSYSFTISETSDLLWTAVGPEIVNNGTDVTGTIGGETATGSGQMLTGNTGNVNTEGLSVKYTGTAIGDAGTLTLTLGTAELFSRSLFNITDSYEGYVSFKQTSLQNSIDDFETKIDQMEARLALKKERMVKSFVAMETALSSIQNQSSWLAGQISSAEGGWMAL; via the coding sequence ATGGCTCTTAGCACCAATTTCATCAGTGGTCTTTCCAGTGGCATTAACTGGAGCACCATGGTTGATAATCTCATTGCTATCGATCACCAGCGGGTCGACCTCATCAGCAACCAAAAAAGTGATTATGAGGCGAAACTCGCGGCATGGCAATCCTTTAATACTAAATTGCTTGCCCTCAAAACTGCTTCGGACAGCCTAAAGAATCCAGATGATTTCGGTATGTTCACGTCTTCGATGACGACGGACAGTTCGACGGTCAAGGGCTCCGACCTGATGACGGTCACCGCTTCATCAACGGCATCCATTGGATCATACCAGATAGAGGTCACCAATCTGGCTATGGCTGAGAAAGTTCGTTCCGTCACCACTTATGCCGACGCGTCCGCCACCCTTGGCTCCAGCTATGCCGGGGATATCTTGATCAACGGTGAAACTGTTTCGATCGACGCCACAGACACCCTATCCAGTGTACTAAACAAGATCAACAACGCGAATACCGGTGCGAGTCCGACGGGCGTCACCGCCACCATCATCAAATACGGTGCGAGCGATTACCGCCTGACTCTTACCAGTGATACAACAGGAGCGGCAGGAATTCTTCTCCAGAACGGCGGCGCACAGGATATTCTTTCTCTGTTTAATTTTACTGAGGTCGTGAACGGGCTGGACGCTTCGTTTAGTGTCGATGGTGTCCCCATATCGCAGTCAAGCAACACGGTTGATGATGTCATTGCCGGTGCGACCATCGATTTGCTCAAGGCGGATACCAGCACAACCGTAACTATTAATATCAATCGGGACATTGACTCCATCAAAAGTAAGATTCAGAACTTCGTGAGCAAGTATAATGATGTAGCCTCCTATATCAATACACAGAATTCTTATGATGCAGATACAAAGAAAACGGGAGGCGTTCTTTTCGGAGACGGGACACTCTTTTCCGTGAAGTCCGATCTTACAGCCATCGTTACCCAATCCGTATGGGGCGTCAACAGCCAGTTCTCCATCATGGGCCTAGCCGGTATCAACCTCGATAAAACCGGGCAATTGAGTATCAACGATACAACGTTAACAGGATACCTTCAGACCAACTTCAATGATATTATGTCTCTCTTCACGGCCCAGGGCATCACATCATCGAGCAGCCTTTCTTACACTGGAAACACACAGAATTCAAAGTCAGGATTATATACTGTTCATATCGATACCGCGGCGTCTCGCATCACATCAACCTCCAACACCGCGGTCGGTGGCGCTCTTGGCAGTGATGAAACCCTGACGATTACGGAAGGAAGCAAGACTGCGACTATCTCTTTGACCAGCACCATGACCATCAGCGACATTATCAATGCCATTAATGCTGAAACAGATGCGGTATACACACAGACACTGGCGGGCAGTCAGCAACTCAAACAGGATGATAATGTAACCCCGATCACATCGGAAACTACCTGGGATAATATCTCCGGTACGACCCTTGTGAATGGAGATGTTATTACTTTTTCCGGCACATCCCGGAGCGGTACTTCCGTCACGGGAAGCTATACGGTCAACAATACGACAACAGACAAAGTTCAGGGTCTCCTCTCTGCCATTGAAAATGCCTTCTCGAATAATGTGACCGCATCGATGGATACCTCAGGCCGGATTGTAGTCACCGACAAATATTCCGGCGCAAGCGAGCTTGCCCTCGATATCGAAGAGCCAGTTGGAAAAGGACTTGATTTTGGAACCGTTCTTAAGACCAATACAGGCGGACAAACCGGCCGTTACGCAATGGATATTACCGCCTCCAACGATGGCGGCAACCACCTCGCCTTAACTCATAACAGTTATGGAAGCAGCTACAGTTTCACCATCTCAGAGACAAGCGACCTTTTATGGACAGCTGTAGGACCTGAAATAGTAAATAATGGGACAGATGTAACCGGAACCATTGGTGGAGAGACTGCTACCGGTTCCGGGCAGATGCTTACAGGAAACACCGGCAACGTTAACACCGAAGGTCTTTCTGTAAAGTACACAGGAACAGCCATTGGTGATGCCGGCACCCTAACGTTAACCTTGGGTACGGCAGAACTCTTTAGCCGCAGTCTTTTTAACATTACGGATTCCTATGAAGGATACGTATCCTTCAAGCAGACTTCTCTTCAAAATAGCATCGATGACTTTGAGACAAAGATCGACCAGATGGAAGCCCGACTCGCGCTGAAGAAGGAAAGAATGGTCAAAAGTTTTGTCGCGATGGAAACGGCGCTGAGCAGTATCCAGAATCAGAGCAGTTGGCTCGCCGGCCAGATTAGTTCTGCAGAGGGCGGCTGGATGGCATTGTAA
- a CDS encoding methyltransferase domain-containing protein: MYKEIETVNAMMNDATDLKTSDVRELFQEGERLFNGNNISKARVCFERIIVTDPQHYESFNNLGVIHFREGHLQQAIHFFHKALEVNENYGESLENLAICLEKTGNYAEAAESFEKVLKSGDKKPETLISIINCYLHTGEFSLAKTSLEKLVRSHEGQENIRIIGEQLIHDFRNALHSEKYPVEKVAKFYLDEGNLTVARDLLIPALKQGTHDKELQNLKDLLIRKEKLKRLPIAIISASDLLEKDPVRKLRWGDHWFGKELADALSAEGAVISGKEPKVLIHLHGIPLNKIEEPTHNIIWIHSHPDTITPQSLSLYDHIFCLSPQFLEKIRTMGRGGELLIGGTAKRPPSGVNELSHDIVFVANGKQGKGRRIIHDLISLGNRWIDRLEVWGEGWDGILPDKCICGVYFDNQKLPDLYASSRVVLNDHHEDMRREGFLNPRILDVMASGGVVVSDSLPNAKDIFGEALLIYTSPAELDQILHRLFEDNHYRQHIKKLGLAAAEAYSFKSVAQKIIQHITGINEDDLEKRAKNLYMKKVWAPVKGKLDTDRIRRLKEVTAEQSEGSTLDVGCANGDSTAIMKRHNPSLDLTGLELTDWGYQEAIKNHPEMRFVQGDAKELPFPDQFYDTVVLDHIIEHFSDPVPLILEAKRVARKRVIIGIPIMHLNDPDHKIAWRLDDFRNLLFGFFPTFSIRGMREPDGIEVSNTAQWNFVVGTGYLEGNNRKEIPVIQPLNLHLGCGQRRLEGFLNIDIMPSSAVDLLCDSRRLPFPAGTVPRIETYHMIEHLPRHDFFEALFEWNRVLEEGGTLVIECPDFDATVKEYMKGKKFRINNIFGLQRHPGDYHHFGYTFENLAEILQGLGFREIRQEAPTDYHAQDEPSLKLTAVKVHHLQRPADIQGFSIRYIQQTYGKALESERKLKKQSCEE, from the coding sequence ATGTATAAGGAAATTGAGACAGTCAATGCCATGATGAATGATGCTACAGATTTGAAAACCAGCGATGTAAGAGAATTATTTCAAGAAGGGGAGCGTCTTTTTAACGGCAACAATATCAGCAAGGCTAGAGTCTGTTTTGAGCGAATTATTGTCACTGATCCTCAACATTATGAGTCTTTCAATAATTTGGGGGTAATTCATTTCAGGGAAGGCCACCTTCAACAGGCCATACATTTTTTTCATAAAGCCCTGGAAGTCAATGAAAACTATGGTGAGTCCCTTGAGAATCTTGCTATTTGTTTAGAAAAAACCGGCAACTATGCCGAGGCGGCAGAGAGTTTTGAAAAAGTCTTGAAATCCGGAGATAAAAAGCCTGAAACACTCATCTCGATTATAAATTGCTACCTTCATACTGGTGAATTCAGTCTGGCAAAAACCTCTTTAGAGAAGCTCGTGCGCTCACATGAAGGTCAGGAGAATATCCGGATAATCGGAGAACAACTGATTCATGACTTCCGTAACGCTTTGCATTCAGAAAAATACCCCGTGGAGAAGGTAGCCAAGTTTTATCTTGATGAAGGGAACTTAACGGTTGCGCGGGATCTCTTAATCCCCGCATTAAAACAAGGGACCCATGATAAGGAACTTCAGAATCTCAAAGATCTGCTGATCAGAAAAGAAAAACTTAAACGTTTACCCATCGCCATTATCTCCGCATCCGATCTTTTGGAAAAAGATCCTGTAAGAAAACTACGATGGGGCGATCATTGGTTCGGTAAAGAACTGGCCGATGCCCTGTCAGCAGAAGGCGCTGTCATCTCGGGAAAGGAACCGAAGGTACTGATCCATCTACATGGCATCCCGCTTAATAAGATTGAAGAGCCAACACATAACATCATATGGATACACAGTCATCCTGACACGATAACGCCTCAATCTCTTTCTCTCTATGACCATATTTTCTGTCTCTCTCCACAGTTTCTTGAAAAGATCCGAACTATGGGGAGAGGGGGTGAGCTTTTAATCGGCGGCACGGCCAAACGACCTCCTTCCGGAGTCAACGAATTATCTCATGATATTGTGTTTGTCGCCAATGGCAAGCAAGGCAAGGGGAGAAGAATCATTCACGATCTCATATCACTGGGAAATCGCTGGATCGATCGTCTCGAGGTATGGGGCGAGGGCTGGGATGGAATCCTTCCTGATAAATGTATTTGCGGGGTATACTTTGACAACCAAAAACTTCCCGATTTGTATGCCTCTTCGAGAGTGGTGTTGAACGACCATCATGAGGATATGCGCCGGGAAGGCTTCCTCAATCCGAGAATCCTTGACGTGATGGCATCAGGAGGCGTTGTGGTCTCTGATTCTCTTCCCAACGCAAAGGATATTTTTGGAGAAGCCTTACTGATCTACACGTCACCGGCGGAACTGGACCAAATCCTTCATCGTCTCTTCGAAGATAATCATTACAGACAACACATAAAAAAACTGGGGCTTGCAGCCGCGGAGGCATATTCCTTTAAATCGGTAGCCCAAAAGATCATCCAGCACATTACTGGAATCAATGAAGATGATTTAGAGAAGCGGGCAAAGAATCTTTATATGAAAAAGGTCTGGGCGCCGGTGAAAGGAAAACTGGATACAGATCGTATTCGACGCTTGAAAGAAGTTACCGCGGAACAAAGCGAAGGCTCCACACTGGATGTCGGGTGCGCCAATGGTGATTCCACCGCCATCATGAAAAGACATAATCCGTCGCTCGATTTGACTGGTTTAGAGTTGACGGATTGGGGATACCAGGAAGCGATAAAAAATCATCCGGAGATGAGATTCGTTCAGGGTGATGCAAAAGAACTACCTTTCCCTGATCAATTTTACGATACCGTTGTTCTTGACCATATCATCGAACACTTCAGCGACCCGGTACCGCTGATTCTGGAAGCCAAACGTGTGGCACGAAAAAGGGTTATTATTGGTATTCCAATAATGCACCTGAACGATCCCGATCATAAAATCGCTTGGCGACTCGATGATTTTAGAAATCTCCTTTTCGGCTTCTTCCCCACCTTTTCTATCCGCGGCATGCGTGAGCCGGATGGCATTGAAGTCAGCAACACTGCACAATGGAATTTTGTAGTAGGAACCGGTTATCTGGAAGGTAATAACAGAAAAGAAATTCCCGTAATACAGCCCCTGAATCTTCATCTGGGATGCGGTCAGCGCCGGTTAGAGGGCTTTTTGAATATTGACATTATGCCCTCTTCCGCCGTGGATCTTCTCTGCGATAGCCGTCGGCTTCCCTTCCCCGCAGGAACCGTTCCCCGGATCGAAACGTATCACATGATCGAACATCTTCCCCGCCATGATTTTTTTGAGGCGCTTTTCGAATGGAATCGCGTTCTCGAGGAGGGCGGCACACTGGTTATCGAGTGTCCGGACTTTGATGCAACCGTCAAAGAGTATATGAAAGGAAAGAAATTCCGGATCAATAATATCTTTGGCCTCCAAAGACATCCCGGGGACTATCATCATTTTGGTTACACGTTTGAGAATCTTGCAGAGATACTTCAAGGCTTGGGCTTCCGGGAAATCCGGCAGGAAGCGCCGACAGATTACCATGCGCAGGATGAACCATCGCTAAAACTCACCGCCGTGAAGGTCCACCATCTTCAGCGCCCTGCGGACATACAAGGTTTTTCGATCCGTTATATACAGCAGACTTATGGGAAAGCGTTAGAGTCAGAACGAAAACTCAAAAAGCAGAGCTGCGAAGAATAA
- a CDS encoding flagellin yields MGFRIQNNIEALNAQKNLNISSTAMGKSLQRLSSGYRINNASDDAAGLAVSQQFRADIASYKVASQNVSEANALLQVAEGSMDQVGNMLTRLKELATQASSANAGTNLNKINAEGNQLLLEIDRIANSTAYAGTKLVDGTFGVTVSSGGTFNNAAGFEAASGLQDSVTYSVVVATSGGANVFDITVSATLSSGQQVSQTIYNVDAPDVASNETAEVSFAALGLSLTLNDNIALNAGATVIANAGTAADFQVGAKDSANDRIGITLTSLKAADLDAGLVSGQMMSATNAQAFLTTVDDAISMLNGMRGDVGAAQNRLGYARANLATTVENYTAAESTIRDVDMASEMTNFTKNQILVQAGTAMLAQANASSQQVLSLFK; encoded by the coding sequence ATGGGATTCAGAATTCAAAATAACATCGAAGCGCTTAATGCGCAGAAGAACCTTAATATTTCTTCAACAGCAATGGGCAAGTCTCTTCAAAGACTTTCTTCAGGTTATCGTATCAATAACGCCTCTGACGATGCGGCAGGACTGGCCGTTTCACAGCAGTTCCGCGCGGATATAGCCAGCTACAAGGTGGCAAGCCAGAACGTCTCTGAGGCAAACGCTCTGTTGCAGGTTGCAGAAGGCTCCATGGATCAGGTCGGAAATATGTTGACCAGATTGAAAGAACTGGCCACCCAGGCATCATCGGCAAATGCCGGCACTAACCTGAATAAAATCAATGCAGAAGGCAACCAGCTGCTTCTGGAAATTGACCGTATTGCCAACTCGACGGCGTATGCAGGCACGAAGCTGGTTGACGGCACATTCGGCGTCACAGTTTCTAGTGGTGGCACGTTTAACAATGCCGCAGGCTTCGAGGCGGCCTCAGGTCTGCAGGACAGTGTCACGTATAGTGTGGTCGTGGCCACATCTGGTGGTGCTAATGTATTCGACATTACCGTATCAGCCACTCTCAGCAGTGGGCAGCAGGTGTCACAGACGATTTACAATGTTGACGCACCTGATGTAGCATCAAACGAGACAGCGGAAGTCTCTTTTGCAGCCCTGGGATTGTCATTGACTTTAAATGATAATATTGCTCTTAATGCGGGGGCAACCGTTATAGCCAATGCGGGTACTGCAGCTGATTTCCAGGTGGGTGCAAAGGACTCGGCCAATGATAGGATTGGTATAACTCTGACGAGCTTAAAGGCCGCTGATTTGGATGCTGGGCTAGTTTCTGGCCAGATGATGAGTGCAACAAATGCTCAGGCTTTCCTCACCACGGTTGATGATGCAATCAGTATGCTGAACGGCATGCGTGGTGATGTCGGTGCGGCGCAAAACAGACTTGGGTATGCGAGAGCCAACCTTGCCACCACAGTGGAGAACTATACCGCCGCAGAATCAACAATCCGCGATGTGGATATGGCTTCGGAAATGACGAACTTCACCAAAAACCAGATCCTGGTCCAGGCAGGTACGGCGATGCTTGCTCAGGCAAATGCGTCATCGCAGCAAGTACTCTCACTGTTCAAATAA